One Cellulomonas sp. Y8 DNA segment encodes these proteins:
- a CDS encoding energy-coupling factor transporter transmembrane protein EcfT: MTALGARNPTVKLLLVVAVSLATLALLDPAALAALYLLGLMSARWGAGVGGRRLLLAQVPFWTFGAGVLLVNAMSRPGAVLVAGGPFRVTHEGLVVGAALALRGCVIGVATVAFLASTPPRDLMVSLVRHARLSPRYAYALLAGHRMLAGLPRQWATIRAAQLVRAPLGRDGRPREGWRGLARSAFALLVASIRGSERVALALESRGLAAGPRTVWRPVPLGAADALLAAGVLGVLALVVLAAARL, translated from the coding sequence TCGCTCGCGACCCTCGCCCTGCTGGACCCGGCCGCGCTCGCCGCGCTGTACCTGCTCGGGCTCATGTCGGCCAGGTGGGGCGCCGGGGTGGGCGGCCGGCGGCTGCTGCTCGCCCAGGTGCCGTTCTGGACGTTCGGCGCGGGGGTGCTGCTGGTCAACGCGATGAGCCGGCCGGGGGCGGTCCTGGTCGCCGGCGGGCCGTTCCGGGTGACGCACGAGGGTCTGGTGGTCGGCGCGGCGCTCGCCCTGCGCGGGTGCGTGATCGGGGTCGCGACCGTCGCGTTCCTCGCGAGCACGCCGCCGCGGGACCTGATGGTGAGCCTGGTCCGGCACGCGAGGCTCAGCCCGCGGTACGCGTACGCGCTGCTGGCGGGCCACCGGATGCTCGCGGGGCTGCCGCGGCAGTGGGCGACGATCCGGGCGGCGCAGCTGGTCCGCGCCCCGCTCGGGCGGGACGGCCGGCCGCGCGAGGGCTGGCGCGGTCTGGCTCGGTCGGCGTTCGCGCTGCTGGTCGCGTCGATCCGCGGGTCCGAGCGCGTCGCGCTGGCGCTGGAGTCGCGCGGGCTCGCCGCCGGGCCGCGCACGGTCTGGCGCCCGGTCCCGCTGGGCGCCGCCGACGCCCTGCTGGCGGCCGGCGTGCTCGGCGTCCTCGCGCTGGTCGTGCTGGCGGCCGCCCGTCTCTGA
- a CDS encoding VIT1/CCC1 transporter family protein: MSALSTHLLDRDRTADPAPRRASEPGAPGSVDPGPGALSAVVLPTAERLNWLRAGVLGANDGIVSVAATVVGVAGAATGLATLAVAGVAALVAGALSMAAGEYVSVSSQRDAEKVLRAHGVRDAEESLTNPWHAALASLVAFVVGGVVPLLAMLGPWGGEARVVATFAAVVAALVVTGTVSARMGGAPAGRAVLRNVVGGSLAMAITYGVGSLVGLAL, from the coding sequence ATGAGCGCCCTGTCGACCCACCTCCTGGACCGTGACCGCACCGCCGACCCGGCGCCCCGGCGCGCCTCCGAACCGGGCGCTCCGGGCTCCGTCGACCCCGGTCCCGGCGCCCTGTCCGCGGTCGTCCTGCCGACCGCGGAGCGGCTGAACTGGCTGCGCGCCGGCGTGCTCGGCGCGAACGACGGCATCGTCTCCGTCGCCGCGACCGTGGTCGGCGTCGCGGGTGCGGCGACCGGGCTCGCGACCCTCGCGGTCGCCGGCGTCGCCGCCCTGGTCGCGGGCGCGCTGTCGATGGCGGCGGGTGAGTACGTCTCGGTCAGCAGCCAGCGCGACGCGGAGAAGGTGCTCCGCGCGCACGGCGTCCGGGACGCCGAGGAGTCGCTGACCAACCCGTGGCACGCGGCGCTCGCGTCGCTCGTGGCGTTCGTGGTCGGCGGCGTCGTGCCCCTGCTCGCGATGCTCGGCCCGTGGGGCGGCGAGGCGCGCGTGGTGGCGACGTTCGCGGCGGTCGTCGCGGCGCTCGTGGTGACCGGCACCGTCAGCGCCCGCATGGGTGGCGCCCCGGCCGGCCGCGCGGTGCTCCGCAACGTCGTGGGCGGCAGCCTGGCGATGGCGATCACGTACGGCGTCGGCTCCCTGGTCGGCCTGGCGCTCTGA
- the rnhA gene encoding ribonuclease HI has protein sequence MSDAPSSTPPAVEMWTDGACKGNPGVGGWGALLRSNGHERELFGGEAVTTNNRMELTAVIEGLRALNQQCRVDLHVDSQYVMQGVTKWIAGWKRNGWRTADKKPVKNQDLWQALDEQVARHAISWHWVKGHAGDPGNERADQLANKGVDEVRAG, from the coding sequence ATGAGCGACGCCCCCAGCAGCACCCCGCCCGCCGTCGAGATGTGGACGGACGGTGCCTGCAAGGGCAACCCGGGCGTCGGGGGCTGGGGCGCGCTGCTGCGCTCGAACGGGCACGAGCGCGAGCTGTTCGGCGGCGAGGCCGTCACGACGAACAACCGCATGGAGCTCACGGCCGTCATCGAGGGGCTGCGGGCGCTCAACCAGCAGTGCCGCGTCGACCTGCACGTCGACTCGCAGTACGTCATGCAGGGCGTGACCAAGTGGATCGCCGGGTGGAAGCGCAACGGCTGGCGCACCGCCGACAAGAAGCCCGTGAAGAACCAGGACCTGTGGCAGGCGCTCGACGAGCAGGTCGCCCGGCACGCGATCTCCTGGCACTGGGTGAAGGGCCACGCCGGCGACCCCGGGAACGAGCGGGCGGACCAGCTGGCGAACAAGGGCGTCGACGAGGTGCGCGCGGGCTGA
- a CDS encoding HPr family phosphocarrier protein, which yields MERSVVVAIAEGLHARPAALFVAEAGKQPVPVTVRKGDAAPVQAASILGVMTLGAAAGETVVLATEADGPDAEASLDALEKFLSQVEIA from the coding sequence ATGGAACGGTCCGTCGTCGTCGCCATCGCGGAGGGTCTGCACGCCCGCCCCGCCGCCCTGTTCGTCGCGGAGGCCGGCAAGCAGCCGGTGCCCGTCACGGTCCGCAAGGGCGACGCCGCCCCGGTCCAGGCCGCGAGCATCCTCGGGGTGATGACCCTGGGCGCCGCCGCGGGCGAGACCGTCGTGCTCGCGACCGAGGCCGATGGCCCGGACGCCGAGGCCAGCCTGGACGCGCTGGAGAAGTTCCTGAGCCAGGTCGAGATCGCCTGA